The Streptomyces europaeiscabiei genome window below encodes:
- a CDS encoding GntR family transcriptional regulator, translated as MSSAPAPAPAVKQPPAADRVYAHVKQGVLERRYEGGTLLTEGELAEAVGVSRTPVREALLRLEVEGLIRLYPKKGALVLPVSAQEIADVVETRQLVEEHAVRKTVPASPRLIARLEELLEQQKAQAAVGDLAGAAVTDRCFHAEIVRSGGNEILSRLYDQLRDRQLRMGVAVMHAHPDRITKTLGEHEEILQALRAGDAEAAVALVHRHVSWFSNLARGEVR; from the coding sequence ATGTCCTCCGCCCCGGCTCCCGCCCCCGCCGTGAAGCAGCCCCCCGCCGCCGACCGTGTCTACGCCCACGTCAAGCAGGGCGTGCTGGAGCGCCGCTACGAGGGCGGCACGCTGCTCACCGAGGGCGAGCTGGCCGAGGCGGTCGGGGTGTCCCGGACGCCTGTGCGGGAGGCCCTTTTGCGGCTGGAGGTCGAGGGGCTGATCCGGCTCTACCCGAAGAAGGGCGCCCTGGTGCTGCCCGTCTCCGCGCAGGAGATCGCGGACGTGGTCGAGACCCGGCAGCTGGTCGAGGAGCACGCGGTCCGCAAGACGGTCCCGGCCTCGCCGCGGCTGATCGCCCGGCTGGAGGAACTGCTCGAACAGCAGAAGGCGCAGGCCGCCGTCGGGGATCTGGCGGGCGCCGCCGTCACCGACCGCTGTTTCCACGCCGAGATCGTCCGCAGTGGCGGGAACGAGATCCTGTCCCGCCTCTACGACCAGCTCCGCGACCGGCAGCTGCGGATGGGCGTCGCCGTGATGCACGCCCACCCGGACCGCATCACCAAGACGCTCGGCGAGCACGAGGAGATCCTCCAGGCGCTGCGCGCGGGTGACGCGGAGGCGGCCGTGGCGCTCGTGCACCGGCACGTCAGCTGGTTCTCCAACCTGGCTCGGGGAGAGGTCCGTTGA
- a CDS encoding dihydrolipoamide acetyltransferase family protein: MTTMTDTSPREFKMPDVGEGLTEAEILKWYVQPGDTVTDGQVVCEVETAKAAVELPIPYDGVVRALHFPEGTTVDVGTSIIAVDVAGRAGPASAPASAPASAAASGEEAAPAAAAAPAAKPEPAARKIEGRKPVLVGYGVAESSTKRRPRRGVPAAAAPAEDTLYAATAIQGVQGELNGHGYASGGQRPLAKPPVRKLAKDLGVDLTTITPSGPDGVITREDVHAAVAPREAPEPVVEAAPAQAAPAVAPAPVASYDGARETRIPVKGVRKATAAAMVGSAFTAPHVTEFVTVDVTRTMKLVDELKQDRDLAGLRVNPLLLIAKALLVAIKRNPDINASWDEAAQEIVVKHYVNLGIAAATPRGLIVPNIKDAHAKTLPQLAESLGELVSTAKEGRTSPAAMQGGTVTITNVGVFGIDTGTPILNPGESAILAVGSIKLQPWVHKGKVKARQVTTLALSFDHRLVDGELGSKVLADVAAILEQPKRLITWA; encoded by the coding sequence GTGACGACGATGACAGACACGTCTCCGCGCGAGTTCAAGATGCCCGACGTGGGCGAGGGACTCACCGAGGCCGAGATCCTCAAGTGGTACGTCCAGCCCGGTGACACCGTCACCGACGGCCAGGTCGTCTGCGAGGTCGAGACGGCCAAGGCCGCCGTCGAACTGCCCATCCCGTACGACGGTGTCGTACGCGCGCTGCACTTCCCCGAGGGCACCACGGTCGACGTGGGCACGTCGATCATCGCGGTGGACGTGGCGGGCCGCGCTGGCCCGGCGTCCGCCCCTGCCTCAGCACCGGCATCGGCAGCGGCATCGGGCGAGGAAGCCGCGCCCGCCGCAGCCGCCGCGCCAGCCGCGAAGCCCGAGCCGGCGGCCAGGAAGATCGAGGGCCGTAAGCCGGTCCTCGTCGGCTACGGGGTCGCCGAGTCGTCCACGAAGCGCCGCCCCCGCAGGGGGGTCCCGGCCGCGGCAGCGCCCGCCGAGGACACGCTGTACGCGGCCACCGCGATCCAGGGTGTCCAGGGCGAGCTGAACGGGCACGGTTACGCCTCCGGCGGGCAGCGTCCGCTGGCGAAGCCGCCGGTCCGCAAGCTGGCCAAGGACCTCGGTGTGGACCTGACGACGATCACCCCGTCGGGCCCGGACGGCGTCATCACCCGCGAGGACGTCCACGCGGCCGTGGCCCCGCGAGAGGCCCCTGAGCCCGTGGTGGAGGCCGCCCCGGCCCAGGCCGCGCCCGCCGTCGCCCCGGCGCCGGTGGCGTCGTACGACGGCGCGCGGGAGACCCGTATCCCGGTCAAGGGGGTCCGGAAGGCCACGGCGGCGGCGATGGTCGGCTCGGCGTTCACCGCGCCGCACGTCACGGAGTTCGTGACGGTCGACGTGACGCGCACGATGAAGCTGGTCGACGAGCTGAAGCAGGACAGGGACCTGGCGGGCCTGCGGGTCAATCCGTTGTTGCTGATCGCCAAGGCCCTGCTCGTGGCGATCAAGCGCAACCCGGACATCAACGCCTCCTGGGACGAGGCCGCCCAGGAGATCGTGGTCAAGCACTACGTGAACCTGGGTATCGCGGCGGCCACCCCGCGAGGCCTGATCGTCCCGAACATCAAGGACGCCCACGCGAAGACGCTGCCCCAGCTGGCCGAGTCCCTGGGCGAGCTGGTCTCCACGGCCAAGGAGGGCCGGACCTCCCCGGCAGCCATGCAGGGCGGCACGGTCACCATCACCAACGTGGGCGTCTTCGGCATCGACACCGGCACGCCGATCCTCAACCCCGGCGAGTCCGCGATCCTCGCGGTCGGCTCGATCAAGCTCCAGCCGTGGGTCCACAAGGGCAAGGTGAAGGCCCGTCAGGTCACCACTCTGGCGCTCTCCTTCGACCACCGGCTGGTGGACGGGGAGCTGGGCTCGAAGGTGCTGGCGGACGTGGCGGCGATTCTGGAACAGCCGAAGAGGCTGATCACCTGGGCCTGA
- a CDS encoding D-alanyl-D-alanine carboxypeptidase family protein has translation MTTGAMIATGVVGSAPAQAAPAKPTITAKGGFVMNSANGKTLFTKAADTKRLTASTTKIMTAKVVLSQSNLNLDAKVTIKGAYSDYIVKNGASSANLIVGDKVTVRQLLYGMMLKSGCEAAMALADKYGSGSTVAARTKNFIAKMNTTAKNLGMTNTKFDSFDGISKGANASTPRDLTKLARDVMKNANFKKIVATKSYTAKTITKTGSTRTMAAWNNTNLLLGWKGTIGIKTGSGTEAKYCLVFAATRSGKTVMGTVLTSTNETTRMADVKKLMDYGFATL, from the coding sequence GTGACCACCGGCGCGATGATCGCGACCGGGGTGGTCGGCTCCGCTCCCGCGCAGGCCGCCCCCGCGAAGCCCACGATCACCGCCAAGGGCGGGTTCGTGATGAACAGTGCCAATGGCAAGACTCTCTTCACCAAGGCCGCTGACACCAAGAGGCTCACCGCTTCCACCACGAAGATCATGACCGCCAAGGTCGTGCTGTCGCAGTCGAATCTGAACCTCGACGCCAAGGTGACGATCAAAGGGGCGTACAGCGACTACATCGTCAAGAACGGCGCCTCATCGGCCAATCTGATCGTCGGCGACAAGGTCACGGTCCGCCAACTGCTGTACGGGATGATGCTGAAGTCGGGCTGCGAGGCCGCCATGGCCCTGGCCGACAAGTACGGTTCCGGCTCGACGGTCGCGGCCCGCACCAAGAACTTCATCGCCAAGATGAACACCACGGCCAAGAACCTCGGCATGACGAACACCAAGTTCGACTCGTTCGACGGCATCAGCAAGGGCGCGAACGCCTCGACCCCGCGTGACCTCACCAAGCTCGCGCGCGACGTCATGAAGAACGCGAACTTCAAGAAGATCGTGGCTACGAAGTCCTACACGGCGAAGACGATCACCAAGACCGGCAGCACCCGCACCATGGCGGCGTGGAACAACACCAACCTGCTGCTCGGCTGGAAGGGCACGATCGGTATCAAGACCGGTTCGGGCACCGAGGCCAAGTACTGCCTCGTCTTCGCGGCCACCCGCAGCGGCAAGACCGTCATGGGCACCGTCCTCACCTCCACCAACGAGACCACGCGCATGGCGGACGTGAAGAAGCTCATGGACTACGGGTTCGCCACCCTGTAG
- a CDS encoding maleylpyruvate isomerase family mycothiol-dependent enzyme — protein sequence MSLHPTLQPYADAWTHSVDAISELVTPLVEGEWNRRTPCPGWSVRDVVSHVIGLDCEMLGDPRPIHTLPRDLYHVRTEHQRYMEMQVDARRHHTAPEMTSELEYTIIRRNRQLRNESRDPGRKIRGPLGTEQTLEQAMRNRAFDVWVHEQDLRSALGRPGNLDSPGALVVRDELLAVLPKVVAEDAQAPRSSAVVFDVHGPVEFIRTVRVDMQGRGTLETTPALGPAATLTLDWETYVRLACGRVTADLVADRIKAEGDPHLIAAILRAFAVTV from the coding sequence GTGAGTCTGCATCCCACTCTTCAGCCCTACGCCGACGCCTGGACCCACTCCGTGGACGCGATATCCGAGCTGGTGACACCGCTCGTGGAGGGTGAGTGGAACCGGCGGACGCCGTGCCCCGGCTGGTCGGTGCGCGATGTGGTCTCCCATGTCATCGGCCTGGACTGCGAGATGCTCGGCGACCCGCGCCCGATCCACACCCTCCCGCGCGACCTGTACCACGTACGGACCGAGCACCAGCGGTACATGGAGATGCAGGTCGACGCCCGTCGTCACCACACCGCGCCGGAGATGACCTCCGAGCTGGAGTACACGATCATCCGGCGCAACCGCCAGCTGCGGAACGAGTCGCGGGACCCGGGTCGTAAGATCCGCGGCCCGCTCGGCACGGAACAGACCCTCGAACAGGCCATGCGGAACCGCGCGTTCGACGTGTGGGTCCACGAGCAGGACCTGCGCTCCGCGCTGGGCCGGCCGGGGAACCTGGACTCGCCGGGCGCGCTCGTCGTCCGTGACGAGCTGCTGGCCGTGCTGCCGAAGGTCGTCGCCGAGGACGCGCAGGCGCCGCGCAGTTCGGCCGTCGTCTTCGACGTGCACGGCCCGGTGGAGTTCATCCGTACCGTCCGCGTCGACATGCAGGGCCGCGGCACCCTGGAGACCACCCCCGCCCTCGGTCCGGCCGCCACCCTGACCCTCGACTGGGAGACCTACGTCCGCCTGGCCTGCGGTCGCGTCACCGCCGACCTCGTCGCCGACCGCATCAAGGCCGAGGGCGACCCCCACCTGATCGCGGCGATCCTGCGCGCGTTCGCGGTGACGGTGTAA
- a CDS encoding helix-turn-helix domain-containing protein, producing the protein MPPRVIPTARQVRLGAELRRLREAAGLVSRDVAAWLGTSQAQISNIESGKHGVSEERLRRLAEHYACDDTQLVDALSGMANERDKGWWEEYRSALAPKALDLAELEHHASHVSTFQVVHIPGVLQTEDHVRAALAFVEPGCPEDVREARVEFRMRRQRVLDSGTPYDVIIHEAALRMRVGGSKIARAQLMHLLQASERESVTLRAIPFAAEGFAGAGLAVQYVGGGVPQLDTVQIDTPHGAEFIDAPAQLHRYRATLERVDNAALPQDASLDLIRRIAQDL; encoded by the coding sequence ATGCCGCCGAGGGTCATCCCCACCGCACGTCAGGTGCGCCTCGGCGCCGAGTTGCGCAGGCTGCGCGAGGCGGCGGGCCTGGTGTCCCGTGACGTCGCCGCCTGGCTGGGTACGAGCCAGGCCCAGATCAGCAACATCGAGTCGGGGAAGCACGGCGTCAGCGAGGAGCGGCTACGCAGGCTCGCCGAGCACTACGCCTGCGATGACACCCAACTCGTCGACGCCTTGTCCGGCATGGCCAACGAGCGGGACAAGGGCTGGTGGGAGGAGTACCGAAGTGCTCTGGCACCCAAGGCACTCGACCTCGCGGAGTTGGAGCACCACGCGTCGCACGTCAGCACTTTTCAGGTCGTACACATTCCGGGAGTACTCCAGACCGAGGATCACGTACGGGCGGCCCTGGCCTTCGTGGAGCCGGGGTGTCCGGAAGACGTCCGCGAGGCCCGCGTCGAGTTCCGGATGCGACGCCAGCGGGTACTCGATTCGGGGACACCGTACGACGTGATCATCCACGAGGCCGCGCTACGCATGCGCGTCGGTGGCTCCAAGATTGCCCGCGCTCAGCTCATGCACCTGCTTCAGGCGTCCGAGAGGGAGTCCGTCACCCTTCGCGCGATCCCCTTCGCCGCCGAAGGCTTCGCAGGTGCGGGCCTTGCCGTGCAGTACGTCGGCGGAGGCGTCCCACAGCTGGACACCGTGCAGATCGATACGCCGCACGGTGCCGAATTCATCGACGCTCCGGCGCAACTGCACCGGTACCGAGCCACACTCGAACGCGTTGACAACGCCGCACTCCCACAGGACGCTTCCCTCGACCTCATCCGCCGTATCGCCCAAGATCTGTGA
- a CDS encoding alpha-ketoacid dehydrogenase subunit beta — MTTQTAAQAAGQTAGHSAVKSMAIAKAINESLRRALEADPKVLVMGEDVGKLGGVFRVTDGLQKDFGEERVIDTPLAESGIVGTAIGLALRGYRPVVEIQFDGFVFPAYDQIVTQLAKMHARSLGKVKLPVVVRIPYGGGIGAVEHHSESPEALFAHVAGLKVVSPSNASDAYWMMQQAIQSDDPVIFFEPKRRYWDKAEVNPEAIPGPLHKARVVREGTDLTLAAYGPMVKLCQEVADAAAEEGRALEILDLRSVSPLDFDSIQASVERTRRLVVVHEAPVFFGSGAEIAARITERCFYHLEAPVLRVGGYHAPYPPARLEEEYLPNLDRVLDAVDRSLAF, encoded by the coding sequence ATGACCACGCAGACAGCCGCGCAGGCGGCAGGCCAGACCGCCGGGCATTCCGCCGTGAAGAGCATGGCGATCGCCAAGGCGATCAACGAATCGCTGCGCAGGGCCCTCGAAGCCGACCCCAAGGTGCTCGTCATGGGCGAGGACGTCGGCAAGCTCGGTGGTGTGTTCCGGGTGACGGACGGCCTCCAGAAGGACTTCGGCGAGGAGCGGGTGATCGACACCCCGCTCGCCGAGTCGGGCATCGTCGGCACCGCCATCGGCCTCGCCCTGCGCGGGTACCGCCCGGTGGTCGAAATCCAGTTCGATGGCTTCGTCTTCCCCGCGTACGACCAGATCGTCACCCAGCTCGCCAAGATGCACGCGCGCTCGCTGGGCAAGGTCAAGCTCCCGGTCGTCGTCCGTATCCCCTACGGCGGCGGCATCGGCGCGGTCGAGCACCACTCCGAGTCCCCGGAGGCGCTGTTCGCGCACGTGGCGGGCCTGAAGGTGGTCTCGCCGTCGAACGCGTCGGACGCCTACTGGATGATGCAGCAGGCCATCCAGAGCGACGACCCGGTGATCTTCTTCGAGCCCAAGCGGCGCTACTGGGACAAGGCCGAGGTCAATCCGGAAGCCATCCCCGGCCCGCTGCACAAGGCCCGTGTAGTCCGTGAGGGCACCGACCTCACGCTGGCCGCGTACGGCCCGATGGTGAAGCTCTGCCAGGAGGTCGCCGACGCGGCCGCCGAGGAGGGCCGGGCGCTGGAGATCCTGGACCTGCGGTCGGTGTCCCCGCTGGACTTCGACTCGATCCAGGCGTCCGTGGAGAGGACCCGCCGTCTGGTGGTGGTCCATGAGGCCCCGGTGTTCTTCGGTTCGGGCGCGGAGATCGCCGCCCGCATCACCGAGCGGTGCTTCTACCACCTGGAGGCCCCCGTCCTCCGCGTCGGCGGGTACCACGCCCCTTATCCGCCGGCCCGCCTGGAGGAGGAGTACCTGCCGAATCTGGACCGGGTGCTCGACGCCGTCGACCGCTCGCTGGCGTTCTGA
- a CDS encoding carbon-nitrogen family hydrolase, with translation MRASLIQIGVDEDESVESRRRRVASLVRDQADADLVVLPELWTTGAFAYESFTAEAEPLQGPTYEAMAKAASDAGVWLHAGSIPERDPDGPLYNTSLVFSPSGDLAAAYRKIHRFGFDKGEAVLMGAGAELVTLRLPETTIGIATCYDLRFPELFRGLVDAGAETFVLSAGWPERRRSHWTLLAQARAVENQAYVLACGTAGTHAGVPQAGHSIVVDPWGEVLAEAGPDDEVLTVEFDPAKVATTREQFPALKDRLLGLEPPRR, from the coding sequence GTGCGCGCCTCGCTCATCCAGATCGGCGTAGACGAGGACGAATCGGTCGAATCGCGCAGGCGGCGTGTGGCCTCGCTGGTACGGGACCAGGCCGACGCCGATCTCGTCGTCCTCCCGGAGCTGTGGACCACCGGCGCATTCGCGTACGAATCCTTCACGGCCGAGGCCGAACCGCTGCAGGGGCCGACGTACGAGGCGATGGCCAAGGCGGCGAGCGACGCGGGCGTGTGGCTGCACGCGGGCTCGATCCCCGAACGTGATCCGGATGGACCTCTTTACAACACCTCCCTGGTCTTCTCACCGTCCGGCGACCTCGCCGCCGCCTACCGCAAGATCCACCGCTTCGGCTTCGACAAGGGCGAGGCCGTGCTGATGGGCGCGGGCGCGGAACTGGTGACGCTCCGCCTCCCCGAGACGACCATCGGCATCGCCACCTGCTACGACCTCCGCTTCCCCGAGCTGTTCCGCGGGCTCGTCGACGCGGGCGCCGAGACGTTCGTGCTGTCGGCGGGGTGGCCGGAGCGGCGGCGGTCGCACTGGACCCTGCTGGCGCAGGCGCGGGCCGTGGAGAACCAGGCCTACGTCCTCGCCTGCGGAACGGCCGGTACGCACGCGGGGGTTCCCCAGGCCGGTCACTCGATCGTGGTCGACCCCTGGGGCGAGGTACTGGCGGAGGCGGGCCCCGACGACGAGGTCCTCACGGTGGAGTTCGACCCGGCGAAGGTGGCGACCACGCGTGAGCAGTTCCCGGCGCTGAAGGACAGGCTGCTGGGGCTGGAGCCACCTCGTCGTTGA
- a CDS encoding BRO-N domain-containing protein — MIEPSRHQPDPRMRQQDALDVGDFVYAATGARVRRLTMPDGTHWFPAVDVCKQLGYTTPRKALLDHVPEEHRDILETVTGGHCLSVPAGREWRRDLNLIDLQGLILLVSACTKPECAPFKKWVAEVIETVQREGSYTLEEAEVQPAEPGAPIAYAMPEQVAEAIVRLEERNLQADEQLAVAQQEALALQRESLETQRTMVKTQQTMVEMQRTMVETQLATLNAQQAIAQAMERIANRLDTLALDRPAPAAEFPTQPTTESVLADWRKRLSVTEDVWTVAVVIAPVLVEKGELRQPLEAIAARTGLSVHRVNECLRMLRKHACIHPRGATGDGAPVYVLNQR; from the coding sequence ATGATCGAACCCAGCAGGCACCAGCCCGACCCCCGCATGCGTCAGCAGGACGCACTCGACGTCGGCGACTTCGTCTACGCGGCTACCGGAGCCCGAGTCCGCCGGCTGACCATGCCGGACGGGACGCACTGGTTCCCGGCGGTGGATGTCTGCAAGCAGTTGGGCTACACCACGCCGCGAAAAGCCCTCCTCGACCATGTCCCAGAGGAGCATCGAGACATTCTCGAGACAGTGACTGGAGGTCACTGTCTCAGCGTTCCCGCAGGTCGGGAGTGGCGCCGAGACCTGAATCTCATCGATCTCCAGGGGCTGATCCTTCTCGTCAGCGCCTGCACCAAACCTGAGTGCGCACCCTTCAAGAAGTGGGTCGCCGAGGTGATCGAGACCGTCCAGCGCGAGGGCTCCTACACCCTTGAGGAGGCCGAGGTTCAGCCCGCCGAGCCGGGCGCTCCCATCGCGTACGCCATGCCCGAGCAGGTCGCCGAGGCCATCGTCCGGCTCGAGGAGCGCAACCTTCAGGCGGACGAACAGCTCGCCGTCGCGCAGCAGGAAGCACTCGCTCTGCAACGGGAGTCGCTGGAGACCCAGCGGACCATGGTGAAGACACAGCAGACCATGGTGGAGATGCAGCGCACCATGGTGGAGACACAGCTCGCGACGCTGAATGCCCAACAAGCCATCGCCCAGGCCATGGAACGCATCGCGAACAGGCTCGACACCCTCGCGCTCGACCGGCCGGCACCCGCCGCCGAGTTCCCGACGCAGCCGACCACGGAGTCCGTGCTGGCCGACTGGCGGAAGCGGTTGTCGGTGACGGAGGACGTGTGGACGGTGGCCGTGGTGATCGCCCCGGTGCTCGTCGAGAAGGGTGAGCTGCGTCAGCCGCTGGAGGCGATCGCCGCCCGTACGGGGCTGTCGGTGCACCGCGTCAACGAATGTCTCCGGATGCTGCGCAAGCACGCCTGCATCCACCCCCGCGGCGCGACGGGGGACGGGGCACCGGTGTACGTGCTCAACCAGCGCTGA
- a CDS encoding MFS transporter gives MSRPALSSSAGSLPGDPPGGRRALAVWGVGVSVYFVAVIFRTSLGVAGLDAADRFQVGASALSTFSIIQLLVYAGMQIPVGLLVDRLGTKKVLTLGILLFTAGQIGFALSPSYGTALASRALLGCGDAMTFISVLRLGSRWFPARRGPMVAQMAGLVGMAGNLVSTLLLARLLHGVGWTAAFAGSSVAGLVVLVLTLLFLKDHPEGHEPEPFPHHGAAYVRRQIAASWREPGTRLGMWVHFTTQFPAMVFLLLWGLPFLVQAQGLSRGTAGELLTLVVLSNMVVGLVYGQIVARHHAARLPLALGTVLTTAAVWATTILYPGEHAPKWLLVVLCAVLGACGPASMLGFDFARPANPPERQGTASGITNMGGFVASMTTLFAVGVLLDLTDDDYRIAFSAVFVLQALGLTQILRLRGRAARRERERLVASRVETVHVPV, from the coding sequence TTGAGCCGCCCCGCCCTGTCGTCGTCCGCCGGGTCCCTGCCCGGAGACCCGCCCGGCGGCCGTCGCGCCCTCGCCGTCTGGGGTGTGGGCGTCTCCGTCTACTTCGTCGCCGTCATCTTCCGTACGTCGCTGGGCGTGGCCGGCCTCGACGCCGCCGACCGCTTCCAGGTGGGCGCCTCCGCGCTGTCGACCTTCTCGATAATCCAACTGCTGGTCTACGCGGGCATGCAGATACCGGTCGGCCTGCTGGTCGACCGGCTCGGCACCAAGAAGGTGCTGACCCTGGGCATCCTGCTGTTCACGGCCGGCCAGATCGGCTTCGCGCTGTCGCCGTCGTACGGCACGGCGCTGGCGTCGCGGGCGCTGCTGGGCTGCGGCGACGCGATGACGTTCATCAGCGTGCTGCGGCTGGGCAGCCGGTGGTTCCCGGCCCGGCGCGGACCGATGGTCGCGCAGATGGCGGGTCTGGTCGGCATGGCGGGCAACCTGGTCTCGACGTTGCTGCTGGCCCGGCTGCTGCACGGGGTGGGCTGGACGGCGGCGTTCGCGGGCAGCTCGGTCGCCGGCCTCGTCGTCCTGGTCCTGACCCTGCTGTTCCTGAAGGACCATCCCGAGGGGCACGAGCCGGAGCCGTTCCCGCACCACGGGGCCGCGTACGTACGGCGGCAGATCGCGGCGTCCTGGCGGGAGCCCGGCACCCGGCTCGGGATGTGGGTGCACTTCACCACGCAGTTCCCGGCGATGGTGTTCCTGCTGCTGTGGGGGCTGCCGTTCCTGGTCCAGGCGCAGGGCCTCAGCCGCGGCACCGCCGGCGAACTGCTCACCCTCGTCGTCCTGTCCAACATGGTCGTCGGACTGGTGTACGGCCAGATCGTCGCCCGGCACCACGCGGCGCGGCTTCCGCTGGCGCTCGGCACGGTCCTCACGACGGCGGCGGTGTGGGCGACCACGATCCTGTACCCCGGTGAGCACGCACCGAAATGGCTCCTGGTCGTCCTCTGCGCGGTTCTCGGCGCCTGCGGCCCGGCCTCGATGCTCGGCTTCGACTTCGCCCGCCCGGCGAACCCGCCGGAGCGTCAGGGCACCGCCTCCGGGATCACCAACATGGGTGGTTTCGTCGCTTCCATGACCACGCTCTTCGCGGTCGGCGTCCTCCTTGACCTGACCGACGACGACTACCGCATCGCCTTCTCCGCCGTCTTCGTCCTCCAGGCCCTCGGCCTCACCCAGATCCTCCGCCTGCGCGGCCGCGCGGCCCGCCGCGAACGGGAACGGCTGGTGGCGAGCCGGGTGGAGACGGTGCACGTACCGGTGTGA
- a CDS encoding DUF397 domain-containing protein has product MSQILRWQKSSFSAGDSDNDCLEISTTSTTLHLRESDSPATILSPSATALHALLSTLRNGSRTSTSSEG; this is encoded by the coding sequence GTGTCTCAAATCCTCCGATGGCAGAAGTCGTCGTTCTCCGCGGGCGACTCCGACAACGACTGCCTGGAGATATCCACCACCTCCACCACTCTCCACCTCCGCGAGAGCGACAGCCCCGCCACCATCCTGTCGCCCTCGGCCACCGCCCTCCACGCGCTCCTCAGCACGCTGCGGAACGGGTCCAGAACCTCAACCTCGTCGGAGGGATGA
- the pdhA gene encoding pyruvate dehydrogenase (acetyl-transferring) E1 component subunit alpha, producing the protein MTVESTAARKPRRSAAGKTGTTGSKAAGTTGTRRATAKKPTDAQPELIQLLTPEGRRVKNAEYDPFVADITADEMRGLYRDMVLTRRFDAEATSLQRQGELGLWASLLGQEAAQIGSGRATREDDYVFPTYREHGVAWCRGVDPTNLLGMFRGVNNGGWDPNSNNFHLYTIVIGSQALHATGYAMGVAKDGADSAVIAYFGDGASSQGDVAEAFTFSAVYNAPVVFFCQNNQWAISEPTEKQTRVPLYQRAQGFGFPGVRVDGNDVLACLAVTKWALERARRGEGPTLVEAFTYRMGAHTTSDDPTRYRHDDERVAWEAKDPIARLRGYLESETDTNEGFFAELEAESEALGRRVREVVRAMPDPDHFAIFENAYADGHALVDEERAQFAAYQASFADVDVEEGE; encoded by the coding sequence GTGACCGTGGAGAGCACTGCCGCGCGCAAGCCGCGACGCAGCGCCGCAGGCAAGACCGGCACCACCGGCAGCAAGGCCGCCGGCACCACCGGGACCAGGCGGGCCACTGCGAAGAAGCCGACCGACGCGCAGCCCGAGCTCATTCAGCTGCTGACGCCCGAGGGCAGGCGCGTCAAGAACGCCGAGTACGACCCGTTCGTCGCCGACATCACCGCCGACGAGATGCGTGGTCTGTACCGCGACATGGTGCTGACGCGCCGCTTCGACGCCGAGGCCACCTCCCTGCAGCGCCAGGGCGAGCTGGGCCTGTGGGCGTCGCTGCTCGGCCAGGAGGCCGCCCAGATCGGCTCCGGGCGGGCCACCCGTGAGGACGACTACGTCTTCCCGACCTACCGTGAGCACGGCGTCGCCTGGTGCCGCGGCGTCGACCCGACCAATCTGCTCGGCATGTTCCGCGGTGTGAACAACGGCGGCTGGGACCCGAACAGCAACAACTTCCACCTCTACACGATCGTCATCGGCTCCCAGGCGCTGCACGCCACGGGCTACGCCATGGGCGTCGCCAAGGACGGCGCCGACTCGGCGGTCATCGCCTACTTCGGCGACGGCGCGTCCAGCCAGGGCGACGTCGCCGAGGCGTTCACCTTCTCCGCGGTCTACAACGCGCCGGTCGTGTTCTTCTGCCAGAACAACCAGTGGGCCATCTCGGAGCCCACGGAGAAGCAGACCCGCGTCCCGCTGTACCAGCGCGCCCAGGGCTTCGGCTTCCCGGGCGTCCGCGTCGACGGCAACGACGTCCTGGCCTGCCTCGCGGTCACCAAGTGGGCGCTGGAGCGCGCCCGCCGGGGCGAGGGCCCCACCCTGGTGGAGGCGTTCACGTACCGCATGGGCGCCCACACGACCTCCGACGACCCCACCCGTTACCGTCACGACGACGAGCGGGTGGCCTGGGAGGCCAAGGACCCGATCGCGCGTCTGCGCGGTTACCTGGAGTCCGAAACGGACACGAACGAGGGATTCTTCGCGGAACTCGAAGCGGAGAGCGAGGCGTTGGGAAGGCGAGTGCGCGAAGTGGTGCGTGCCATGCCCGACCCGGACCACTTCGCCATCTTCGAGAACGCGTACGCGGACGGACACGCGCTGGTGGACGAGGAGCGCGCCCAGTTCGCCGCGTACCAGGCGTCGTTCGCCGATGTGGACGTAGAGGAGGGCGAGTAG